The candidate division WOR-3 bacterium genome has a window encoding:
- a CDS encoding GAF domain-containing protein, with product MQVFKNAAEEIQKIIASSIETNEKLDKVCALLCENFNHYDWTGFYLATPDGSLKLGPFRGEPTEHKVIPRGKGVCGRALENKETVVVENVKFEENYLSCSPMVKSEIVVPVYKKGKIVAEIDIDSHKENAFKQEDKTFLEEVAQKISVLF from the coding sequence ATGCAAGTTTTCAAAAATGCTGCGGAAGAAATTCAAAAAATCATCGCCAGCTCAATTGAAACAAATGAAAAGCTGGATAAGGTCTGCGCCTTACTCTGTGAAAATTTCAACCATTATGACTGGACAGGCTTCTATTTAGCTACGCCGGACGGTTCTTTAAAACTTGGGCCATTCAGAGGTGAACCGACTGAACATAAGGTCATACCCCGAGGAAAAGGCGTATGCGGCAGAGCGCTCGAGAACAAAGAGACTGTTGTCGTCGAAAATGTAAAATTTGAAGAAAACTACCTGAGCTGCAGTCCCATGGTCAAATCCGAAATAGTCGTCCCGGTCTATAAAAAAGGTAAAATCGTAGCTGAAATTGACATCGATTCGCACAAGGAAAACGCATTCAAACAAGAAGACAAAACTTTTCTCGAGGAAGTTGCGCAGAAAATTTCTGTTTTGTTTTAA
- a CDS encoding ABC transporter ATP-binding protein → MNPDTKKTVKEFFKPYFWVIVTAFLLVGIGITAELSIPSMTQKAIDLGIGKSDVRYTVFCGIVIIVLAISRAIFQNFANILFTGASSRVTRDLRSSLFRHVFSLEFSDIDKLQTGRLMTRIYSDTSQIRRLSSFGFRMMFQGLFLIIGSNIMIFRIDSKIGFIVLALTLLNAVFFTFFSIAAKKIFLAIQNQLGKLNSTIQQNFSGISVVKIFSAEQREIENFDKESEKLKKLTVKVGRLMGTAFPLFMLVINIGILLILQVGGTGVVNENLEIGKLVALTNYLFMIMFPLMMLGMSMTIFAQASASSQRIREILSIPLNDKKPDSSFTIKRGKVKIRGLVFSHEKDTTLLNGLDLDIYEGETLGIIGLTGSGKTTLLNLISGFYTASKGIIEIDGNDIESIPKKELREKISVVFQNPVLFKMTVRDNITFSSEKIKDDELEDISEISELNDFVKTSEYGFDLEIMPRGINVSGGQRQRIAIARALVSNKPLLLLDDSFSSLDRITESRLLDKLLKYRINLTSVIVSQKISSIKKADRIAFLHNGKIIAQGDHQQMIKECDLYREVYLSQGYEI, encoded by the coding sequence ATGAATCCAGACACAAAAAAAACAGTCAAAGAATTTTTCAAACCATATTTTTGGGTTATTGTGACTGCTTTTCTTCTCGTCGGTATCGGAATAACCGCTGAACTTTCCATACCTTCTATGACCCAAAAAGCAATAGACCTTGGAATAGGAAAATCTGATGTCAGATACACCGTCTTCTGCGGCATTGTAATAATTGTTCTCGCTATCTCAAGGGCAATTTTTCAAAACTTCGCAAACATCCTATTCACTGGAGCGAGTTCAAGAGTGACAAGGGACCTTCGCTCATCTCTATTCAGACATGTTTTCTCACTCGAATTTTCCGACATCGACAAACTTCAAACCGGAAGGCTCATGACGAGGATATACAGCGATACTTCACAGATACGGCGTCTGAGCTCGTTTGGATTCAGGATGATGTTTCAGGGTTTATTTCTCATCATCGGCAGCAACATAATGATTTTTAGAATCGACAGTAAAATTGGTTTTATAGTTTTGGCTCTGACCCTTTTAAATGCTGTTTTCTTCACTTTTTTCTCAATTGCAGCCAAAAAAATATTTCTCGCGATACAAAACCAGTTAGGAAAGTTGAATTCCACAATCCAGCAGAATTTCTCCGGAATCAGTGTCGTAAAAATATTTTCCGCTGAACAAAGAGAAATCGAGAATTTCGACAAAGAATCTGAAAAACTGAAGAAATTGACAGTCAAGGTCGGCCGTCTGATGGGAACAGCTTTCCCTCTTTTCATGCTTGTTATCAACATCGGAATACTTCTTATTCTGCAAGTGGGCGGGACGGGAGTGGTGAACGAAAATCTTGAGATAGGGAAACTCGTCGCCCTGACTAATTACCTTTTTATGATAATGTTTCCGCTTATGATGCTTGGAATGTCCATGACTATTTTTGCGCAAGCAAGCGCTTCTTCTCAAAGGATCAGAGAAATCTTATCCATTCCCCTCAACGACAAAAAACCTGATTCCTCGTTTACAATTAAAAGAGGCAAGGTCAAAATACGCGGACTTGTGTTTTCTCATGAAAAGGACACAACTCTTTTAAATGGCTTGGACCTAGATATATATGAAGGAGAGACCCTGGGCATAATCGGTTTGACGGGTTCAGGCAAGACGACTCTTTTGAACTTGATATCAGGTTTTTACACTGCTTCGAAGGGGATCATTGAAATAGACGGAAATGATATCGAGTCTATACCAAAAAAAGAACTCCGGGAAAAAATATCAGTAGTATTTCAGAACCCGGTTCTTTTCAAAATGACCGTCAGGGACAACATCACATTCAGCTCAGAGAAAATCAAGGACGACGAACTCGAAGACATCTCTGAAATATCGGAACTTAACGACTTTGTAAAAACTTCAGAATACGGTTTTGACCTCGAGATAATGCCGAGGGGGATTAACGTCTCCGGAGGCCAACGTCAGAGAATCGCCATAGCAAGAGCTCTAGTCTCGAACAAGCCTCTCCTTTTATTGGACGATTCTTTCAGTTCTCTCGACAGAATTACCGAATCGAGGCTTCTCGATAAGCTTTTGAAATACAGAATTAATCTGACGTCGGTCATAGTTTCACAAAAAATTTCATCCATCAAAAAAGCCGACAGGATAGCTTTTCTTCACAACGGTAAAATTATTGCCCAGGGAGATCATCAGCAAATGATAAAGGAATGCGACCTTTACAGAGAAGTTTATCTTTCGCAGGGATACGAAATATGA
- a CDS encoding ABC transporter ATP-binding protein: MRGQRAKIERPKNTKNAFVTLFESILPYKFKIIFVLCLVFATGIISLSTPYFIKIAIDDYIQKGDLQGLKHLSIVFFAVIVLQMIFSYFRSVETVTISQSVLKDIRVKIFTHIQNLVFDVLDKMKKGDVLSRISNDVENVNNFLSQGFSEILSNLVFVTGTLIAMFLIDWKLAFLGLSMIPIILLVTFIVAKVTRKVYRENQAVAGEMSAFLEENLSGIKTIKSFGKEKDYIAKFEVLNARARKIENRAELLSLILPPTLHALGAASIGMIVLGGSVLIINGHTTIGALAGIIAYTRRFFQPFRAMAELYNQMQSALASSERISEVFKNLTENYALFSEVKTSENRELVFKDVDFAYPKGPNVLKNINLTVERGKTIALVGPTGAGKTTIVKLISRFYEPQKGTIEFGDRNISKIPLKNYRDNFSIVLQDPFIFSRSILENIKYGKPEASFEEAVNAAGIAGIKDFIEKLPERYDTIISEDSTNISAGQKQLLSIARAILSDRDILILDEATSNVDTWTEKTIQEAVSKISREKTSIVIAHRLSTIKNADYILVIDGHKIIERGDHRELMSKKGYYYEMYMSGL, from the coding sequence ATGAGAGGCCAAAGAGCCAAAATTGAAAGACCTAAAAATACCAAAAACGCTTTTGTGACTCTATTTGAGAGCATTTTGCCTTACAAGTTTAAAATTATTTTCGTCCTCTGTCTTGTGTTCGCCACAGGAATAATATCTCTCTCCACCCCCTATTTCATCAAAATTGCTATCGACGACTATATACAAAAAGGAGACCTGCAGGGCCTTAAGCATTTGTCGATAGTGTTTTTCGCCGTCATAGTTCTACAGATGATTTTCAGCTATTTCCGCTCTGTCGAGACAGTGACGATATCACAAAGCGTCTTGAAAGACATAAGGGTCAAAATATTCACCCACATTCAGAATCTCGTCTTCGACGTACTGGACAAAATGAAAAAAGGCGACGTGTTATCGCGGATAAGCAACGACGTAGAGAACGTCAACAATTTCCTTTCTCAAGGTTTTTCAGAGATTTTAAGCAACCTCGTTTTCGTCACAGGGACCCTTATCGCCATGTTCTTGATAGATTGGAAACTAGCCTTTCTCGGACTTTCCATGATTCCGATAATTTTGTTGGTCACATTTATCGTCGCTAAAGTGACTAGAAAAGTCTACAGAGAAAACCAAGCAGTGGCTGGAGAGATGAGTGCGTTTTTGGAGGAAAACCTTAGCGGGATAAAGACAATAAAATCATTCGGAAAAGAAAAAGACTACATAGCAAAATTTGAAGTGTTAAACGCGAGAGCGAGAAAAATTGAAAACAGGGCTGAATTGCTTTCTTTAATCCTTCCCCCGACCCTGCATGCCCTCGGCGCAGCGAGCATAGGAATGATTGTTCTCGGCGGCAGTGTCCTGATCATAAACGGACATACCACCATCGGAGCGCTCGCAGGAATAATAGCATATACGAGAAGATTTTTTCAGCCGTTCAGAGCCATGGCTGAGCTTTACAATCAAATGCAGTCCGCCCTTGCCAGCTCAGAGAGGATAAGTGAAGTATTCAAGAATTTGACGGAAAACTATGCCCTTTTTTCCGAAGTGAAAACATCCGAAAACAGAGAATTAGTTTTCAAGGATGTAGACTTTGCGTATCCCAAAGGGCCGAATGTTCTCAAAAATATAAACTTAACGGTTGAAAGGGGAAAGACCATCGCCCTTGTAGGGCCTACAGGCGCGGGTAAAACTACAATAGTTAAGTTGATTTCGAGATTCTACGAACCGCAAAAAGGGACAATCGAATTCGGAGACAGAAATATTTCAAAAATCCCTCTTAAAAATTACCGTGATAATTTCAGCATAGTATTGCAGGATCCATTCATCTTTTCCAGGAGCATCCTCGAAAACATAAAATACGGAAAACCAGAAGCATCTTTTGAAGAAGCCGTCAACGCGGCTGGAATCGCTGGGATAAAAGACTTTATCGAGAAACTGCCCGAGCGATATGACACTATTATCTCGGAAGATTCTACAAACATTAGCGCAGGTCAAAAACAGCTCTTATCCATAGCAAGAGCTATTCTTTCCGACAGAGACATTCTCATACTCGACGAAGCTACGAGCAATGTAGACACATGGACGGAAAAGACCATCCAGGAAGCAGTCTCCAAAATAAGCAGAGAAAAGACATCAATAGTAATTGCCCATAGGCTTTCCACCATAAAAAACGCGGACTACATCCTCGTAATCGACGGTCACAAGATAATAGAAAGGGGCGACCATCGGGAGCTGATGTCGAAAAAAGGCTACTATTACGAGATGTACATGTCGGGTTTATAA
- a CDS encoding insulinase family protein yields MPVLTFLMIIQVFQSTLPNGLRVVLEEDHSSPITTVRIFMDQGSIYEGFNTGRGLSHFCEHIVSGGSTEFRTEDEYREMEMRFNSRSNAYTSWEVTCYHQTVPSRYSDSVAMMLMEQVFSCSVDTFEVRREHGVIHHEILTSDTPDERIWRAAFVFFFGNHPISVPILGQEDAMLAITQEQLVSFYKTHYSPGNAVLVAVGDFETSQLYDFILHESEKFPGRAYEPSTTPSTPIYTHPRTDTFFDEIPNPLCYLMWTGCQETKPEYTALSVISEYLTGGQSSHLENILIDEKELAYEVWSYNMGLRRADGAFIISISSEDPKKLQEGIEIVQSELDKIARGGIDESRLTRTKNLLRYALLKDWTASMKSGLIGDGILTANDPLYFQKTLENISGVSAQDISKIALSMLSSEKRQTFFAFPSEYNQITGIYDTYTGAIPFVIYEGAGTPAIISQRDSSSLYVSLQVAFGGGSSIDPLGKEGAMEMLSEILGLRTKSFDLDGFKEKMDELGISRNSRCYDNYLVINYDFPLENFKKAMELIGEAISYPDFSDKSLSDIKKDMLYKLDQNNTNPNYRHNVFYTSKLYPENTYGRCQDEVSINSIEESDLRALFDKILVGKNVVVSLSGNVSPEDILASVESRFPHLLQGASLAMLPPSEIQSLMDDSLIYEFQQTLVTLAFPTVPWNHPDMPVLYVIDELMSGPNSRIHEALRGRQDLVYWGWGYQESFSDIGSFVFIAQTSLKNEDKVKNAFLEEINLVKSELLSGEELANLKNSIFASWDMTSQNPFSKLTRRSYLYLSGLEIDYYEDDFKSRIQEVTSEDVRNAALKYFDGGHWFVSRPDESSY; encoded by the coding sequence ATGCCGGTATTAACATTTTTAATGATAATTCAGGTGTTTCAATCTACTCTTCCAAACGGACTTAGAGTCGTCCTTGAGGAAGATCATTCTTCGCCGATAACCACCGTGAGAATTTTCATGGATCAAGGATCTATCTACGAAGGCTTCAACACTGGAAGAGGGCTTTCGCACTTCTGTGAACACATAGTCAGCGGCGGCTCGACAGAATTCAGAACGGAAGACGAATACAGAGAAATGGAGATGAGATTCAACTCCAGGTCTAACGCCTATACTTCATGGGAAGTCACCTGTTATCACCAGACTGTTCCTTCAAGGTATTCCGACTCGGTCGCAATGATGCTGATGGAACAAGTTTTTTCTTGCAGTGTCGACACTTTTGAAGTCAGGAGAGAACACGGCGTCATACATCATGAAATTCTGACCTCGGACACTCCGGACGAAAGAATTTGGAGGGCGGCTTTCGTTTTTTTCTTCGGCAACCATCCTATTTCAGTGCCGATTCTCGGGCAAGAAGACGCCATGCTCGCGATTACACAAGAACAACTTGTAAGTTTCTACAAAACCCATTATTCACCTGGTAATGCAGTTCTCGTAGCCGTCGGAGATTTCGAAACTTCCCAGCTCTACGATTTTATTTTACACGAGTCCGAAAAGTTTCCGGGAAGAGCTTATGAACCTTCTACAACCCCTTCAACCCCCATATACACACACCCGAGAACCGACACTTTTTTCGATGAAATCCCCAACCCTCTTTGTTATTTGATGTGGACAGGGTGCCAGGAGACAAAACCTGAATATACAGCCCTTTCTGTCATATCAGAGTACCTGACAGGCGGACAATCATCACATCTTGAAAATATACTCATAGATGAAAAAGAACTCGCTTATGAGGTCTGGAGTTATAACATGGGTTTGAGAAGAGCCGACGGCGCTTTCATAATTTCCATCTCTTCAGAAGACCCTAAAAAACTTCAAGAGGGAATCGAAATAGTCCAGTCTGAATTAGATAAAATCGCAAGAGGCGGAATAGACGAATCGAGATTGACCAGAACAAAAAATCTACTTCGATACGCTCTTTTGAAAGACTGGACGGCGTCAATGAAGTCAGGACTCATAGGCGATGGAATTCTTACAGCAAACGACCCTCTGTATTTTCAAAAGACATTAGAGAATATTTCCGGTGTATCAGCCCAGGATATCTCAAAAATCGCCCTCTCGATGCTGTCTTCAGAAAAAAGACAGACGTTTTTTGCTTTCCCATCCGAATACAATCAAATCACTGGAATTTACGATACTTATACAGGCGCCATCCCCTTCGTCATCTACGAGGGCGCTGGAACACCCGCTATAATTTCCCAGAGAGATTCTTCTTCTCTTTATGTCTCCTTGCAGGTTGCTTTCGGAGGCGGCAGTTCTATCGATCCCCTCGGAAAAGAGGGCGCAATGGAAATGCTTTCTGAAATTCTCGGTTTGAGGACCAAATCCTTTGATTTAGATGGTTTTAAAGAAAAAATGGATGAACTCGGGATATCGAGAAATTCAAGATGCTACGACAACTATTTAGTCATCAACTACGATTTTCCGCTGGAAAATTTCAAAAAAGCGATGGAGTTGATAGGAGAAGCCATTTCATATCCCGATTTCTCGGATAAATCCCTGAGCGACATAAAAAAAGACATGCTATACAAACTCGACCAGAACAACACGAATCCCAACTACAGGCACAATGTATTTTACACGTCAAAGCTCTACCCCGAAAACACATACGGAAGGTGCCAAGACGAAGTTTCAATAAACAGTATCGAAGAATCCGACCTAAGAGCTTTGTTTGACAAAATATTAGTAGGCAAAAACGTCGTTGTATCTCTATCGGGCAACGTCTCCCCCGAAGACATTCTCGCTTCTGTAGAAAGCCGCTTTCCTCATCTTCTTCAGGGCGCTTCACTCGCCATGCTCCCCCCATCTGAAATACAATCCCTCATGGACGACAGTTTGATTTACGAATTTCAGCAGACTCTTGTAACTTTGGCTTTTCCTACTGTCCCCTGGAATCATCCGGACATGCCTGTTTTATACGTCATCGATGAGTTGATGTCCGGACCTAATTCAAGGATTCACGAAGCTCTCAGGGGAAGACAGGACCTGGTCTACTGGGGTTGGGGCTACCAGGAGAGCTTCAGCGACATAGGCTCGTTTGTTTTTATTGCCCAGACCAGCCTAAAAAATGAAGACAAAGTCAAAAACGCTTTTCTTGAAGAAATCAATCTCGTAAAATCCGAGCTTCTCAGCGGAGAAGAGCTTGCAAACCTGAAAAATAGCATCTTCGCGAGTTGGGATATGACGTCCCAAAATCCTTTTTCAAAACTCACAAGGCGTTCATATCTCTATCTCTCCGGTTTAGAAATCGACTATTACGAGGATGATTTCAAGTCAAGAATTCAAGAAGTCACTTCTGAGGACGTAAGAAACGCCGCGCTGAAATATTTTGACGGAGGACATTGGTTTGTTTCAAGACCCGATGAGAGCAGTTATTGA
- a CDS encoding tetratricopeptide repeat protein: protein MKNLIPYLVKKKFSEGKTHGDLDCYVLLADLTGFSGVTDRCLKMGKKGCEKIKDLLSLAFDSSINAVYDSGGFIEAFAGDGFTALFDKNSCEIENIFKAASEISNTLVEDGLDSMTFKIGLSAGICSWKIIETHYQITYFFEGEGIERAAYFKSRASPREVIVDFRLIKEVKNKDLIVKKGENFLLSQKARFDPKENLYTPLSGAPFDETPWINPALVSEGGTAEFRDVVSLFICFERSNDSLYGLRKIAELSYENGGYLNKIDFGDKGGIALVLFGAPCEIEKKYTRAADYALSLRRIHKFENKIGISCGKVFCGFIGNEKRSEYTVLGTAANVSSRLAEKASNREILMDESFSKKISDNFKTYPVGEENLRGMKGNTKILGLSSKKRGEDAKKTEKAPFTGRKNEISALKSIANAVFTSKKSHFVVLSGQTGIGKSRLIEEFNLSFSGCDFKIIEIVCDDVLRKPFSALKGYLKTVFEFSENDNEFLNRVRFEDILFRKINKALESDDKETSEKISLSSECFSFFLGFDLENSEFQILDAKTKYRICSRALKDLLLFECSEKPTILEIFNSDNMDEDSLAVISDLTIPLKTTQTMVVFETRDLSFGDRIKLFDQTENTKINLSKLSHGESESLLRIFMDIYGRQNESVLFSDEHYNITEGNPLYLENLARTVTSEDSLSDPSSLIGFLSDPPDLSSLILSRYDRFPKSIKEAVRVASVLGVSFTDGLFESVFKELFPEFKSRDCLQNALSNDVFKKTTEGYSFSSALMREIVYGIQMNPFLSKAHFLAAEYLQRKKSVDKLSLEEIAKHYIAAEKFREGATVLLEAAKSLYGLYLNHRALACLDNAQEICTKDNTSLENFEIQYYKASIYRLTGKWVGAKSCAQKCLWTAHRHKMPKEYCLGLDILASLERNSGNTLKALNIAKRGLKIAESIKDDFMTSIMETSLGHTLFRRGDYQEALARYSNSLSLSKDDKLLKSKILNNIANIWAEIGNFEKSLEFYTESLKLCRENRDIATESVALLNIGTIFHSLDEYEKAMDSYSKGLALKNIYGDEDGILILKSNMGSVQEAIGDFKKALELFKESAEKAREIGDGRSLSIALVNMAGVHKDLNEIEEAEKLYTEAIEISKKTGSIYNLSNSFYQLADLNFEKKDYNKSETYLERARGLALKVGRKNVLENCEILGHALDYVKGKSPDRAISELDKKHLLSKDKKVKADISYIIFQLTKNPRKAERALKEYSALSKMSKNVLYKNRKEEIQNFLASKSDEEDR from the coding sequence ATGAAAAACCTCATCCCTTATTTAGTTAAAAAGAAGTTTTCCGAAGGCAAAACCCACGGCGACCTGGATTGTTATGTTTTACTGGCAGACCTGACCGGTTTTTCTGGAGTGACAGACAGATGTCTGAAAATGGGCAAAAAAGGCTGTGAAAAGATAAAGGACCTTTTATCTTTGGCTTTCGACTCTTCAATAAATGCAGTGTACGACAGCGGAGGTTTCATAGAAGCCTTTGCCGGCGACGGGTTTACCGCGTTGTTTGACAAAAATTCATGTGAAATTGAAAATATTTTTAAAGCGGCATCTGAAATATCGAACACCCTGGTAGAAGACGGACTCGACAGCATGACTTTCAAGATAGGCTTGTCGGCGGGTATCTGTTCTTGGAAAATCATCGAAACACATTACCAGATAACTTATTTCTTTGAAGGGGAAGGCATAGAGAGGGCTGCATATTTCAAGAGCAGAGCGTCTCCCCGCGAAGTTATTGTCGATTTCAGACTCATAAAAGAAGTCAAAAACAAGGATTTGATTGTAAAGAAAGGAGAAAATTTTCTCCTTTCTCAAAAAGCCAGGTTTGACCCAAAGGAAAATCTTTATACCCCTCTTTCCGGAGCTCCATTCGACGAGACTCCTTGGATAAATCCCGCCCTCGTTTCAGAGGGCGGCACAGCGGAGTTCAGGGACGTAGTCTCGCTTTTCATTTGCTTTGAAAGGTCAAACGATTCACTATACGGACTCAGAAAGATAGCGGAACTGTCTTACGAAAACGGCGGGTACCTAAACAAGATCGATTTTGGCGACAAAGGAGGGATTGCTCTCGTCCTGTTCGGCGCTCCCTGTGAAATAGAAAAAAAATACACACGCGCCGCTGACTACGCATTGTCATTGAGAAGAATTCATAAATTCGAAAATAAAATCGGAATTTCATGCGGCAAGGTTTTCTGCGGTTTCATTGGAAACGAAAAGCGTTCGGAATATACCGTCCTGGGAACCGCGGCCAACGTTTCATCGCGCCTCGCCGAAAAAGCTTCAAACCGAGAGATATTGATGGACGAGTCATTTTCAAAGAAAATTTCAGACAATTTCAAAACATATCCGGTCGGAGAAGAAAATCTACGAGGGATGAAAGGAAATACGAAAATACTCGGTTTGAGTTCCAAAAAAAGAGGTGAAGACGCAAAGAAAACGGAAAAAGCTCCATTCACCGGAAGAAAAAACGAGATATCCGCCCTGAAGTCAATCGCAAACGCCGTTTTCACATCAAAAAAATCTCATTTCGTTGTTTTGTCTGGTCAAACCGGTATTGGTAAAAGCAGGCTTATAGAGGAATTCAACCTTTCTTTCTCCGGGTGCGATTTTAAAATAATCGAAATCGTATGCGATGATGTCCTGAGAAAACCATTCAGCGCTTTGAAAGGCTACTTGAAAACTGTTTTTGAATTTTCAGAAAACGATAATGAGTTTTTAAACAGGGTCCGTTTTGAAGACATTTTATTTAGAAAAATCAACAAAGCCTTAGAGAGCGACGACAAAGAGACTTCTGAGAAGATATCTCTTTCTTCGGAATGTTTTTCATTCTTTTTGGGCTTCGACCTTGAAAATAGCGAGTTCCAAATTTTAGACGCCAAGACCAAATACAGGATATGTTCAAGAGCTCTCAAAGATCTTTTACTTTTCGAATGCTCCGAAAAACCGACAATTTTGGAAATTTTCAACTCAGATAACATGGACGAAGACTCTCTTGCCGTGATCAGCGACCTGACAATTCCCCTGAAAACAACTCAGACAATGGTCGTTTTTGAAACCAGAGACCTTTCTTTCGGGGACAGGATAAAGCTATTTGACCAAACAGAAAACACCAAGATAAATTTATCTAAACTGTCCCACGGTGAAAGCGAAAGTCTTTTGAGGATATTCATGGATATATACGGAAGGCAAAACGAATCCGTCTTGTTCAGCGACGAACATTACAACATAACAGAGGGCAATCCTCTTTACCTTGAAAACCTAGCGAGAACTGTCACGAGTGAAGATTCTCTTTCGGATCCCTCTTCGTTAATAGGTTTTCTTTCCGACCCCCCGGACCTTTCGAGTCTCATACTCTCAAGGTATGACAGGTTTCCCAAAAGTATAAAAGAGGCGGTTCGGGTCGCTTCCGTCCTTGGAGTTTCGTTCACAGATGGATTGTTCGAGTCTGTTTTCAAAGAATTGTTTCCTGAATTCAAATCGCGGGATTGCCTGCAAAACGCGCTTAGCAATGATGTGTTTAAAAAGACGACAGAAGGATACTCGTTTTCGAGCGCGTTGATGAGGGAAATTGTCTACGGCATTCAGATGAATCCCTTCCTTTCAAAAGCGCACTTCCTTGCTGCCGAATACCTGCAGAGAAAAAAATCAGTGGACAAGTTGTCTCTCGAAGAAATCGCCAAACACTATATAGCAGCCGAAAAGTTCCGTGAAGGGGCAACAGTCCTGTTGGAAGCGGCAAAATCGTTATACGGCCTTTACCTCAACCACAGAGCGCTCGCCTGCCTTGATAATGCACAAGAAATCTGCACCAAAGACAATACATCCTTGGAAAATTTTGAGATTCAGTATTATAAAGCTTCGATTTACAGGCTGACTGGAAAATGGGTCGGCGCTAAATCTTGCGCTCAAAAGTGTCTTTGGACTGCCCATAGGCATAAAATGCCAAAAGAGTATTGTCTTGGTCTCGACATTTTGGCCTCTCTCGAGAGAAATTCCGGAAACACTTTAAAAGCATTGAACATCGCCAAGAGGGGATTGAAAATAGCCGAATCGATAAAAGACGATTTTATGACCTCGATCATGGAAACCTCTTTGGGTCACACCCTGTTTAGAAGGGGGGACTACCAGGAAGCTTTAGCCCGTTATTCAAATTCCCTATCCCTGTCAAAAGACGATAAACTTCTTAAATCCAAAATTTTAAACAACATCGCCAACATCTGGGCTGAAATCGGAAATTTCGAAAAATCTCTTGAATTCTACACAGAATCCCTCAAATTGTGCAGAGAGAATCGGGATATAGCAACCGAATCAGTTGCTCTTTTAAACATTGGAACCATTTTCCACTCTCTTGATGAATACGAAAAAGCCATGGACTCGTATTCCAAGGGCTTGGCTCTGAAAAATATTTACGGAGATGAAGACGGCATTCTGATTTTGAAAAGCAACATGGGCTCCGTCCAGGAAGCCATTGGTGATTTTAAAAAAGCTTTAGAGCTTTTCAAAGAAAGCGCCGAAAAGGCGAGAGAAATAGGCGACGGCAGAAGTCTTTCAATCGCCCTTGTAAACATGGCAGGGGTTCATAAGGACCTAAATGAAATAGAAGAAGCCGAAAAACTATACACAGAAGCCATAGAGATTTCAAAGAAAACAGGTTCAATATACAACTTGAGCAATTCTTTCTACCAACTCGCAGATTTGAATTTCGAGAAAAAAGATTACAACAAATCTGAAACCTATCTGGAACGAGCCCGTGGGCTGGCTTTAAAAGTCGGCAGAAAAAACGTTCTGGAAAACTGTGAAATTCTCGGGCACGCGCTGGATTATGTGAAGGGCAAATCTCCCGACAGAGCTATTTCAGAGCTCGATAAAAAACATCTGCTTTCAAAAGACAAAAAAGTTAAAGCCGATATATCCTACATAATTTTCCAATTGACAAAAAATCCCCGAAAGGCGGAACGGGCTTTAAAAGAGTACTCTGCCTTGTCGAAAATGTCGAAAAACGTGCTGTATAAAAACAGAAAAGAAGAAATCCAAAATTTTCTTGCTTCAAAGTCTGACGAGGAGGATAGATGA
- a CDS encoding NUDIX hydrolase: MEVRVRSAVVIVEDGKVLLVKSKKSKTELWIPPGGGLEPQDVSETGKDELSALSECAKREAYEEAGIKVRIKRLLGLKEFKTGDSFTLEAFFLGELDKTSGDKDKIDFEKGLSKRKCKWFSIKDMQKVNFCPSDLILIAVYKC, translated from the coding sequence TTGGAAGTAAGAGTTAGATCAGCCGTGGTCATAGTTGAAGATGGGAAGGTCCTGCTCGTCAAGAGCAAAAAAAGCAAGACTGAACTGTGGATCCCTCCCGGAGGTGGTTTAGAGCCCCAGGATGTATCTGAAACGGGCAAGGATGAACTGTCGGCTCTGTCTGAGTGCGCGAAAAGAGAGGCTTATGAAGAGGCAGGGATTAAAGTCCGCATAAAAAGGTTGTTGGGGCTGAAAGAATTCAAAACCGGTGACAGCTTTACATTGGAAGCTTTTTTTCTCGGAGAGCTCGATAAGACTTCCGGCGATAAGGATAAAATTGATTTTGAAAAGGGGCTGTCGAAAAGAAAATGCAAGTGGTTTTCGATAAAAGACATGCAAAAGGTCAACTTCTGTCCCAGTGATCTGATACTAATCGCGGTTTACAAGTGTTGA